A single window of Micrococcaceae bacterium Sec5.1 DNA harbors:
- a CDS encoding AI-2E family transporter, with translation MKDHLEPRPIDESGSTVVDAPADGTSATVPVRTGRLAAIARKLRQPIPGARTRVRFEMPPEDEAVAVAEGVKADEDNDFGAPGPRMSSQHPLYVGFMGTAGVGVALLVFYIASNTTQLILWIVAALFIALGLDPVVRWLETRKVPRPGGILISVSVLVLAVAGFFATLIPTIVEQVSEIVRQAPDWIRGFLDSDFFRTVDSQFGIRDRITTELDKFVKDPEAMGGIFGGVVGFGSTVANGLFGTLIVLVLSLYFLAALPSMKKWAYRLAPRSRRPRVEALSEAITDSVGNYVIGQACVALLNAFFAFIVMSILGIPFSVLLAFVVALLAFIPLVGGMIAAVVVILVALTAGWQTAVIYAIAYFAYLQFEAYFISPRIMQRAVAVPGAVAVISVIAGGSLLGVLGALIAIPTAAAIMLLIKEVFIMRQDRH, from the coding sequence GTGAAAGACCACTTGGAGCCCCGTCCGATCGATGAGTCAGGCTCAACTGTGGTGGACGCCCCCGCGGATGGGACCTCTGCCACCGTTCCGGTCCGCACCGGACGCCTGGCCGCAATAGCCCGCAAGCTGCGGCAACCCATCCCGGGAGCCCGCACACGGGTCAGGTTCGAGATGCCTCCCGAGGACGAGGCCGTTGCCGTAGCAGAGGGTGTCAAAGCCGACGAGGACAACGATTTCGGCGCTCCAGGACCCCGTATGTCATCCCAGCACCCGCTGTATGTGGGCTTCATGGGCACCGCCGGGGTTGGCGTGGCCCTGCTGGTCTTTTACATCGCCAGCAATACCACCCAGCTGATCCTATGGATTGTTGCCGCGCTCTTCATCGCCCTCGGGCTGGATCCGGTAGTCCGATGGCTTGAGACCCGGAAGGTCCCGCGCCCTGGCGGCATCCTGATATCTGTCTCTGTCCTGGTCCTTGCGGTTGCCGGGTTCTTTGCAACGTTGATTCCCACCATCGTGGAACAGGTGTCCGAGATCGTCCGGCAGGCACCGGATTGGATACGGGGCTTCCTGGACTCGGACTTCTTCCGGACAGTGGACAGCCAGTTCGGCATTCGTGACCGCATCACTACCGAACTGGATAAGTTCGTCAAGGATCCCGAAGCCATGGGCGGCATCTTCGGCGGCGTTGTGGGCTTCGGTTCCACTGTGGCCAACGGATTGTTCGGCACGCTGATTGTCCTGGTGCTTAGCTTGTACTTCCTGGCTGCCCTGCCATCCATGAAGAAATGGGCCTACCGCCTGGCGCCGAGGTCACGCCGCCCCCGCGTCGAGGCACTTTCGGAAGCGATTACCGATTCAGTAGGCAACTACGTGATTGGCCAGGCCTGCGTCGCCCTGCTGAACGCATTCTTTGCCTTCATCGTCATGAGCATCCTCGGAATTCCCTTCAGCGTCCTGCTTGCCTTCGTGGTGGCGCTGTTGGCCTTCATCCCGCTGGTTGGCGGCATGATCGCCGCTGTCGTGGTTATCCTTGTGGCGCTCACAGCCGGCTGGCAAACGGCCGTGATCTATGCGATCGCCTACTTTGCCTACCTGCAGTTCGAGGCCTACTTCATCTCCCCGCGCATCATGCAGCGGGCAGTTGCCGTGCCGGGTGCAGTAGCCGTGATCTCAGTTATCGCGGGCGGAAGCCTGCTGGGTGTCCTGGGTGCGTTGATTGCCATTCCGACGGCGGCGGCCATCATGCTGCTGATCAAGGAAGTCTTCATCATGCGCCAAGACAGGCACTGA
- a CDS encoding alpha/beta fold hydrolase, which produces MTFDPASFVFTAQDAPSAIRASTVLPARRENVEFTTEDGKLLLGELAVPESGEITATLITLHPLPTHGGFMDSHVYRKASYRLPALAGVAVLRFNTRGTHSPRGTSQGKFEEGIGERYDVEAAVRFAVERGLPNRWLVGWSFGTELALMYGAVEPVASQIEGAVLLSPPLHRATDVHLKEWAASGKPLTVLVPEHDDYLRPAEAAQRFSLVPQARLVGVDGAKHLWVGEKYAARVLDEIVDDVTAAGAGVDGLPREWAGLVANGA; this is translated from the coding sequence ATGACTTTTGACCCCGCCTCGTTCGTTTTCACTGCGCAGGATGCTCCGTCGGCGATTCGGGCCTCCACCGTCCTTCCCGCGCGCCGGGAGAATGTGGAATTCACCACGGAAGACGGAAAACTCCTGCTGGGGGAACTCGCCGTGCCGGAATCGGGGGAGATCACTGCAACGTTGATCACCCTTCATCCGCTGCCGACCCATGGCGGCTTCATGGACTCCCATGTTTACCGCAAGGCTTCGTATAGGCTGCCGGCTTTGGCAGGCGTAGCGGTCCTGAGGTTCAATACCCGTGGCACACACTCGCCGCGAGGGACCAGCCAGGGCAAGTTTGAAGAGGGCATCGGCGAGCGTTACGACGTCGAAGCAGCTGTCCGTTTCGCTGTTGAGCGTGGCCTGCCGAATCGGTGGTTGGTGGGTTGGTCGTTCGGGACTGAACTTGCGCTGATGTACGGCGCAGTTGAACCCGTGGCGTCGCAGATCGAGGGCGCGGTCCTGTTGTCTCCGCCGCTGCACCGGGCAACGGATGTCCACCTCAAAGAATGGGCAGCCTCGGGCAAGCCGCTTACCGTGCTGGTTCCGGAACACGACGATTATCTTCGCCCTGCAGAAGCAGCCCAGCGCTTCAGCCTGGTGCCCCAAGCGCGGCTCGTCGGCGTCGACGGCGCCAAGCACCTGTGGGTAGGAGAGAAGTACGCGGCGCGTGTCCTGGACGAAATCGTCGACGACGTCACTGCGGCAGGTGCCGGTGTGGACGGCCTGCCACGTGAGTGGGCGGGCCTGGTCGCCAACGGCGCATAG
- a CDS encoding ATP/GTP-binding protein has translation MPRSNRPRRNAASTRSNKPAGKWADEAPELDLERARAGIARRESAPDGDWMVRTMTARKAEKQYICPGCSTAILPGIAHLVVWSDNHLFGEAAGLAERRHWHTNCWTSRTYRYR, from the coding sequence ATGCCCCGCTCCAACCGCCCTCGTCGCAACGCCGCCAGCACACGTTCGAACAAACCTGCCGGCAAGTGGGCAGACGAGGCCCCGGAACTGGATCTGGAACGGGCAAGGGCGGGGATTGCGCGCAGGGAAAGCGCCCCGGATGGTGACTGGATGGTCCGTACCATGACGGCGAGGAAGGCGGAGAAGCAGTACATCTGCCCCGGCTGCTCGACAGCCATCCTCCCGGGCATCGCACATCTGGTGGTGTGGTCGGATAACCACCTTTTTGGCGAAGCGGCCGGGCTGGCCGAGCGCAGGCATTGGCACACCAACTGCTGGACGTCACGGACCTACCGGTATCGCTGA